The Bradyrhizobium barranii subsp. barranii genome segment AACTTGGTGTCCACCGCTGCTTTTGACCCAACTGCGACATCGCGCGGAGACGCGCCCGGTGAGCTCAATGCAGCGACCATGATCGAGACGTGATACAGTGCGTGCCGCCGTCCTCAAGCTGCCGTGAGGATCGAATGAAGCGGCGAGAGTTCATAGCGGCTTTTGCGGCGTTGCTCGTTTCACCACGGAAGCGGGGGCGATCATGAGGCGCAGACATTTTCTGGGTTTTGTAACCGGAGGGGCCATTTCGCCAATCGCGGCTACAGCGCAGCCGGTCACGCGCCACATTGGCGTACTCGTCCTCGGCAATCCGAATCCCGAGTCATTCCTGAAAGAACTGCGCGACGGACTTCGGGAACTCGGCCATCTCGAGAATCGGGACATCCAGCTGCAAATCCGTTCGGCGGGAGGCAATGCAGCTGTGCTTGCCGACGCGGCCGCCGACCTCGTGAGGCTAAAGGTTGACATTATCGTCGCCTGGCAGACGCCTGCGGCTACGGCTGCAAAACGTGCCACAGCCGAAATACCGATCGTGATGACCTCAGGCGATCCGGTCGGCACTGGTCTCGTCGCCAGCCTGTCCCGGCCGGGCGGCCACGTAACCGGAGTGGATAGTTTCGGGGCTCAGCTCGGAGGCAAATGCGTCGAACTGATTCGCGATACGATTCCGTCGGCGCATCGGGTGGCGATCCTTGCCAATGCGGCTGACCCATTCACCAAATCCTTCCTCGCGGAGATTGACAAAGTCGCGGGCAGTATCGGTGTCGCGACGCAGCCATTGATGCGCCATCCCGACGATGAATTCGAGACCGCTTTCGCTGAAATGCGGAATGGCGCGGCCGATGCTGTGATCATTCAGCCCACTCTTTTGCGCGCTACCAGCATTGAGTTGGCGCTGAAAAACAAACTTGCGTCATTCTCCATAGTACGGGCATTGCCGGCGGCGGGTGGGCTCATGGCGTACACGCAGGATGCGGCGGAGCAGACCCGAGCAATGGCAAGCTACGTCGACAAGATATTGAAGGGAGGAAAGCCGGCGGAGATGCCGGTTTCGCAACCGACCAAATTTGAGCTGATCATCAACCTCAAAACCGCCAGGGCACTCAATCTCCATATTCCGCCGACCCTACTCGCGCGGGCCCACGAGGTGATTGAATAGGGCGGTGCATGTCTCCTTATGGCCCGTCGCATCAGTTGGCGCAGTGCTGCGGCATGTCCGAAGTTGAGGTTGGAACGGAAGTAGCTGGCCGACTGTAAAAACGACGCGATTGACCCGAAGGCGACGTTCGGCCAGCGACCGCAATGATAGCCTTCGTGAGGATCAGGGCCATGACTTCCTACAGCCGGGACAATCGTCAGAGCGCGACTGTTTCCTCGACCACATGTTTCAGCGGCGTCCCCTCAGCGGACAGGGTCATTCGCAGTTTGAGCTTGCCACCCTTCACCTCCCCGCTACGCACTAGGTTCTCAATTTCACGTTGCGATGTAACTCCGACATGCTTCAGAAATTTACGGATAGCCATATTGAAGCGGTCTTCATCGAACTCGGCGGTCATGGCTGTTCTCCCTGATTGGGCAGGTAAAGTCTAACACGAGGCGAGCAATGACGAAACACCGAGGCCCCGCTCGCGTCGCCGCCGACTTCCTCCTCAACCTGATTGCCTGCAACCTCGGCCCGAAGCTGAAGACTACACCTCGAAGCGAAAGTCTCACTCAGTGGAGTGCTTCCGCGCGTGGCCCCTTTGAGACATGCCGCCGGGCTCAAGATATGTCTGGTTATAGCAGAGAACCGGAAACGATCGGTGCTCGGCCAGAAACCGGATATCTGCCTGATCGGCACTTGAGGCAGGACGTGCGCCACGTCTCACGCGTCCCGAAAAAGTGCTAATCTTGGACACTGCACCGGACACACGCGACGGCCGAAAGCTCGTCAAGCATTGGATGAAGGGTGATCGTCTGGTCGCTCGCAGTATGCAGTCGGAGGAACAACAATGCAATTGCGGGACTTTGGGCGTACCGGGATGCAGCTCTCGGTGCTGGGCTTCGGCTGCGGTGCAGTGGGCGGACTTATGGTACGCGGCGATCCTGCCGAACAGGAGCGTACCATCGCGCAGGCGATCGCCGCTGGCGTGAACTACTTCGATACCGCGGTGCAATACGGCAATGGGGAATCCGAAAAGAATCTTGGCCGCGTCTTGCAAAAGCTGAAACCGGCTAACGTGGCCGTCGGCACCAAAGTCCGATTGCTGCCCAGCGAGTTCGGTCGCATTGCCGACGCAGTAACGATGTCGCTCGAAGGGAGTCTAAGGCGAGTAGGCCTTGACCATGTCGACATCTTCCAACTGCACAATCCGATTACCGAGACGGGAGGCGGATTCGCGCTGAGCGTCCGACAAGTGCTCGGAGACGTCGTACCGGCCTTCGAGCGCCTGCGTCAGCAGGGGAAGACTCGTTTCCTCGGGATTACGGCAGTAGGAGACACGGCCGCACTGCATCAAGTGATCGATGCCTGCGTCCTCGACAGCGCTCAAGTCGTCTACAACATGCTCAATCCATCTGCCGCCGAGGAGTTGCCGACGAACTATCCGGCGCAAGACTACGGACGATTGTTCGATCATACCAAGGCGGCCGGCGTTGGAGTGGTGGGCATCCGCGTGCTGGCCGGCGGCGCACTATCGGGCTCAACCGAGCGTCATCTGATTGCGGCTCTGGCACCCGAGCCGATTGGTTCGGCCATGACTTACGATGCCGACGTCGATCGCGCACGCCGTCTAATCCCGCTGGTAAAGGAAGGGTTCGTTACAAGCCTGACCGAAGCCGCCACGCGCTTTGCGCTGTCTCATCCGGCGATGGGCACTATCTTGGTTGGCATAGCGACGCAGCAACAGTTCGAGGACGCACTCGCCGCGGTTCAAAAAGGCCCATTACCGCGAACTGCATTCGACCGGCTGTCAGCACTGTGGCAGGAATTCTCTGGTGAACCACGATGATCGTCCAGGTCGCCCATACCCGATTGCAGCGAGTCTAGAATCGGCGGCCCACCGAGATTCGCAAATCAGTCATTATGGAACGTCTACGTCTGTCCTTCTCTCAACAGCGGACACTTCGCCATCCATCTGCGACGTCCGCTAAGTGCGGCCAGAGACGTACATTGCGCTGACGCACGAGAAGCCATGTCCGCTGAAAGCCATCTGAGAAACTTGGGGTGCTATAGACAGGCCTCCACGCGGTCACGCGAATTGTTTAGGAAACCTTCATGCCGGATTGATTAGGAATAGCCGTCGCGCTATTCGCTATACTGGCAGTGCAATAGGAGTCGAACGAAGAACCGAAGACTTTTCCCAAAATGCCCACTTCACCCACCACGTTGATAGCCAGTAGATCACTCAGCTATTCTACCGTCTCTCGGGTAGCCGGGCAGCATGCGGCCGCCTTGCTCAAACTTTCAGAATGGCCTTCCGGTCGCAATTTGCGCCAGGGACCTGCGATCGGATTCGCTTAGTTGGCGGCTACCGGCGCAGGCGGTCGTATTGGCGAGCCGACTCGCAAATCCTGCTCCTTGTGAATCCAGAAAGCGGCCGGGCTCAGCGAGCCCAATTAGGAGCTGCGCAATGATACCTCGTGCCACATGAGGTCCACTGCTGCCGTCGCAGGCCAATGTAGCCAATATTGTCGCTGCTCTGCGGGAGCCCAACGCGGCGGGCTTCTTGGGCCAATTTGCCCGTTGGGTCTTTTCTTCGAGTGGTGAAATCTTGGCGGTAAGGACCTTCAAGTGCGTGATCGCATCCATTCGATTAAGCGCTTTCCCTTCGGGAACATCTGACATCCATAGATTGGTCCAATATTCCCACGTTACAGCTCGCCCGTCTTGCGGGCCTTTGAAGCTCTCCGGTGCGCAGGGGTTTCCATCTTCGGGCGGCTCCTGCGCGAAGCCCAAATCGTTCAAGTCCACCTCATTCGACCAGCCACGCGCGGAGGCCCGATCAACAGTGGTTCGCCATACCTGAGCGTTTTGGAGCGAGGCGCCCTTCATCTTAGCATCCTGCAGAACTGCGCCTTGCAATTGTGCGTTGACGAAGGATATGCCTTGAAGCTCCGCACCCTCCAAGTTGGCACCCTGGAGCTCCGCATCCTGTAATACTGCACCCTGCAACTTGGAATAGGAGAGATTTGCGCCCTGCAAACTTGCAGACTGCATAGAAGCGCCCTGCAATTGGGCGGCGAGCAGCCATGCGCCACGCAGCTGCGCGCAAACAAACGATGCGCTTTGCAAATTAGCCCTCGTAAGGAAGGCGCCCCTCAGATCCGCTAACTCAAACGAAGCATCCTGGGCTTCCGCGTCATCCAACGAAGCTCCCCGCAACCTCACATTCTTCAGGTTCGCCTCCCGAAGCTGCGCTCCCACAAGCGATACGCCTTCCATCCGGGC includes the following:
- a CDS encoding ABC transporter substrate-binding protein; the protein is MRRRHFLGFVTGGAISPIAATAQPVTRHIGVLVLGNPNPESFLKELRDGLRELGHLENRDIQLQIRSAGGNAAVLADAAADLVRLKVDIIVAWQTPAATAAKRATAEIPIVMTSGDPVGTGLVASLSRPGGHVTGVDSFGAQLGGKCVELIRDTIPSAHRVAILANAADPFTKSFLAEIDKVAGSIGVATQPLMRHPDDEFETAFAEMRNGAADAVIIQPTLLRATSIELALKNKLASFSIVRALPAAGGLMAYTQDAAEQTRAMASYVDKILKGGKPAEMPVSQPTKFELIINLKTARALNLHIPPTLLARAHEVIE
- a CDS encoding DUF6494 family protein; protein product: MTAEFDEDRFNMAIRKFLKHVGVTSQREIENLVRSGEVKGGKLKLRMTLSAEGTPLKHVVEETVAL
- a CDS encoding aldo/keto reductase, which encodes MQLRDFGRTGMQLSVLGFGCGAVGGLMVRGDPAEQERTIAQAIAAGVNYFDTAVQYGNGESEKNLGRVLQKLKPANVAVGTKVRLLPSEFGRIADAVTMSLEGSLRRVGLDHVDIFQLHNPITETGGGFALSVRQVLGDVVPAFERLRQQGKTRFLGITAVGDTAALHQVIDACVLDSAQVVYNMLNPSAAEELPTNYPAQDYGRLFDHTKAAGVGVVGIRVLAGGALSGSTERHLIAALAPEPIGSAMTYDADVDRARRLIPLVKEGFVTSLTEAATRFALSHPAMGTILVGIATQQQFEDALAAVQKGPLPRTAFDRLSALWQEFSGEPR
- a CDS encoding pentapeptide repeat-containing protein, which produces MKVPLLSIELPLLSFYLATPAVFVTLHFYVLVQLRLMADKVSAFVAAVEKESGGNPTTRALALKQLDSFAGAQLLALRHLGKWSPPVQIMVWATFAVFPVLLLLFIQLQFLPYHSVAVTWWHRANLLIDLALLWLLWSSGGSRFGRWQAFPALIAGALVTSIVVLFSVVLATVPDESADGLAERLPGSVQSCRSEESKAPLSSLWQRLWASITKVEGAQRTQTVNCGVETQSLFVAARKALFDGPIDDTTQRETSLFSRRLILPDENFVPEDEKTVSELRRTRVLRGRDLRYAVLDRANLRKADFTGARMEGVSLVGAQLREANLKNVRLRGASLDDAEAQDASFELADLRGAFLTRANLQSASFVCAQLRGAWLLAAQLQGASMQSASLQGANLSYSKLQGAVLQDAELQGANLEGAELQGISFVNAQLQGAVLQDAKMKGASLQNAQVWRTTVDRASARGWSNEVDLNDLGFAQEPPEDGNPCAPESFKGPQDGRAVTWEYWTNLWMSDVPEGKALNRMDAITHLKVLTAKISPLEEKTQRANWPKKPAALGSRRAATILATLACDGSSGPHVARGIIAQLLIGLAEPGRFLDSQGAGFASRLANTTACAGSRQLSESDRRSLAQIATGRPF